One Desertifilum tharense IPPAS B-1220 genomic window carries:
- a CDS encoding CoA-acylating methylmalonate-semialdehyde dehydrogenase, protein MQLQNYINGEWQPSSASEFLEAINPATTEVLAQVPLSPAAEVDLAAQAAVAAFPNWRRTPVQNRIQYLFKLKTLLEANFDELARTITLECGKTLAESQAELQRAIENVEVACGMPMLMQGYNLEDIARGIDETAIRQPLGVAAAIAPFNFPAMIPFWFMPYAIACGNTYIVKPSEKVPITLQKVFELIDQTGLPKGVINLVNGAKEAVDAILEHPAIRAISFVGSSPVAQYIYAKAAAHGKRVQCQGGAKNPIIVLPDADLKMTTRIVADSAFGCAGQRCLAASVAVTVGEAKKTFTDAIAQAARERAVGFGLEPGVQMGPVITRQSCDRITGLIQTGVDEGANLLVDGRSPQIQHYEQGHFVKPTILQNIQPQSTIAQTEIFGPVLGLLHLNTIEEAIAFVNHNKWGNMACLFTSSGAAARQFRYEAEAGNIGINIGVAAPMAFFPFSGWKESFYGDLHGQGRDAVEFFTQVKVVVERWPKDWSRQF, encoded by the coding sequence ATGCAATTACAGAACTACATTAACGGCGAGTGGCAACCCTCTAGCGCCAGCGAATTTCTTGAGGCGATCAACCCCGCCACCACAGAAGTCTTAGCCCAAGTGCCGCTTTCGCCTGCTGCGGAAGTGGATCTGGCTGCCCAAGCTGCTGTTGCGGCCTTCCCCAACTGGCGGCGCACGCCCGTCCAGAACCGCATCCAATACCTATTTAAACTGAAGACCCTTTTAGAAGCGAATTTTGACGAACTCGCCCGCACCATTACCCTAGAATGCGGTAAAACCCTGGCGGAGTCTCAGGCGGAACTGCAACGGGCGATTGAAAATGTTGAAGTTGCCTGCGGGATGCCGATGTTGATGCAGGGGTATAACTTAGAAGATATTGCACGCGGCATTGATGAAACCGCCATTCGCCAACCCTTGGGCGTAGCGGCGGCGATCGCCCCTTTTAACTTCCCAGCGATGATTCCCTTTTGGTTTATGCCCTACGCGATCGCCTGTGGAAATACTTATATTGTCAAGCCTTCCGAGAAAGTACCGATTACCCTGCAAAAAGTCTTTGAACTAATCGACCAAACGGGCTTACCCAAAGGCGTCATTAACCTCGTCAATGGGGCAAAAGAAGCGGTAGATGCCATCTTAGAACATCCAGCCATTCGCGCGATTAGCTTCGTCGGTTCTTCCCCCGTAGCGCAGTACATCTACGCCAAAGCCGCCGCCCACGGGAAGCGGGTTCAATGTCAAGGCGGGGCGAAAAATCCCATTATTGTGTTACCCGATGCCGATCTAAAGATGACGACGCGGATTGTGGCCGACAGTGCGTTTGGCTGTGCAGGGCAGCGTTGCTTGGCCGCCTCGGTGGCTGTAACGGTTGGGGAGGCAAAAAAAACCTTTACCGATGCGATCGCCCAAGCGGCCAGAGAACGCGCTGTGGGATTCGGTTTAGAACCGGGCGTGCAGATGGGGCCTGTGATTACCCGCCAAAGTTGCGATCGCATTACCGGCTTAATTCAAACTGGGGTAGATGAAGGGGCGAACCTGTTAGTCGATGGTCGTTCTCCCCAAATTCAGCATTACGAACAAGGTCACTTTGTCAAACCCACCATCCTGCAAAACATTCAGCCCCAAAGTACCATTGCCCAAACCGAAATCTTCGGTCCGGTTTTAGGCTTGCTGCACCTCAATACCATTGAAGAGGCGATCGCCTTTGTCAACCACAATAAATGGGGAAACATGGCCTGTTTGTTCACCAGCAGCGGTGCAGCAGCCCGTCAATTTCGCTACGAAGCCGAAGCCGGAAATATCGGGATTAATATTGGCGTAGCGGCCCCAATGGCATTTTTCCCCTTTAGCGGTTGGAAAGAAAGCTTTTACGGAGACTTACATGGACAA